Proteins from one Planctomycetota bacterium genomic window:
- a CDS encoding DNA topoisomerase VI subunit B, whose product MPSSATSSMSNASKPRGRDADAMAQQQREISVSEFFAKNRHLLGFDNPRKALMTTIKEAVDNALDACEEAGILPDIFVGIEQLGETRFRVTVRDNGPGIVRKQVENVFGRLLYGSKFHRLKMSRGQQGIGIAAAGMYALMTTGKPMVIHTKPHKNKPSHKLTLAIDTKKNKADVGDEEERHDFPTPTGTEVALELEARYQRGKQSVDEYLKQTAIANPHAQIIYQPPDACVTKTDESGAPTTLMPTRAEDYSTAEEMAKRIGETESTPGGTVVFPRAVKELPEEPKEIKPHPYGIEMGTLLKMLKDSTHKHLGGFLTNEFSRVSSKVSQELCDKSGMTTRTWTNAVTHTDAEKLFKAIQDTKLMSPPTDCLSPIGAKHLLAGLLKGEKAEFYTATTRPPAVYRGNPFQIEVGVAFGGSLSADDPARIIRFANRVPLLYQQSACAAFKAVGDTTWRNYGMSQPKGSLPVGPLVVMIHMASVWVPFTSESKEAIADYDEIRKEMKLALSECGRKLKTYLSRRARMRREGERRDVFFRYISEVVRSLNVINAKLDPVKLKSQFEAVAKRATMQADMEFDADGNPIKRKSGRDELAADETTVIIEDRSTLSSEIDDLASDGESAPAPKKSKRDADDDYDQEGLFD is encoded by the coding sequence ATGCCCAGTTCCGCGACCTCGTCCATGTCCAACGCTTCCAAACCGCGCGGCCGCGATGCCGACGCGATGGCCCAACAGCAACGCGAGATCTCCGTCAGCGAGTTCTTCGCCAAGAACCGACATCTGCTCGGGTTCGACAATCCGCGCAAAGCCCTGATGACCACCATCAAGGAAGCGGTCGACAACGCGCTGGACGCCTGCGAGGAGGCGGGCATCCTGCCGGACATCTTCGTCGGCATTGAGCAACTTGGTGAGACGCGCTTCCGTGTGACCGTCCGTGACAACGGGCCGGGCATCGTCCGCAAGCAGGTCGAGAACGTGTTTGGCCGGCTGCTCTACGGATCGAAGTTCCATCGCCTGAAAATGTCGCGCGGCCAGCAGGGCATCGGCATCGCCGCGGCGGGCATGTACGCACTGATGACCACGGGCAAGCCGATGGTCATCCACACCAAGCCGCACAAGAACAAACCCAGCCACAAGCTCACGCTCGCCATCGACACGAAGAAGAACAAGGCGGACGTCGGCGATGAGGAGGAGCGGCACGACTTTCCGACGCCGACCGGGACCGAAGTCGCGCTCGAACTGGAAGCACGTTATCAGCGGGGCAAGCAGAGCGTTGACGAATATCTGAAGCAGACCGCCATCGCCAACCCGCACGCCCAGATCATCTATCAGCCGCCCGATGCATGCGTCACGAAGACCGACGAGAGCGGCGCGCCGACGACATTGATGCCGACCCGCGCGGAAGACTACAGCACCGCCGAGGAAATGGCCAAAAGGATCGGCGAAACCGAATCGACGCCGGGCGGGACGGTGGTGTTCCCGCGGGCGGTGAAGGAACTGCCGGAGGAGCCCAAGGAGATCAAGCCGCACCCGTACGGCATCGAGATGGGCACGCTCCTGAAGATGCTCAAGGATTCGACGCACAAGCATCTGGGCGGGTTTTTGACCAACGAATTCTCGCGCGTCAGCTCGAAAGTGTCACAGGAGCTTTGCGACAAGTCGGGGATGACGACGCGGACGTGGACCAATGCGGTTACGCACACGGATGCGGAGAAGCTTTTCAAGGCGATTCAGGACACGAAACTCATGTCCCCGCCGACGGATTGCCTGTCGCCCATCGGCGCCAAGCATCTGCTCGCCGGCCTGCTCAAGGGCGAGAAGGCCGAGTTCTACACGGCCACGACGCGCCCGCCGGCGGTGTATCGCGGCAACCCGTTCCAGATCGAAGTCGGCGTGGCCTTCGGCGGATCGCTCAGTGCCGACGACCCGGCCCGCATCATCCGCTTCGCCAACCGCGTCCCCCTGCTCTATCAGCAGTCGGCCTGCGCGGCGTTCAAGGCGGTCGGCGACACCACATGGCGCAACTACGGCATGAGCCAACCCAAGGGATCGCTGCCGGTCGGCCCGCTGGTCGTCATGATCCACATGGCCAGCGTGTGGGTCCCGTTCACCAGCGAATCGAAGGAAGCCATCGCCGACTATGACGAAATCCGCAAGGAGATGAAGCTCGCGCTGTCCGAATGCGGGCGCAAGCTCAAGACCTACCTGTCGCGCCGCGCCCGGATGCGACGCGAAGGCGAGCGGCGCGACGTGTTCTTCCGCTACATCAGCGAAGTCGTCCGCTCGCTCAATGTCATCAACGCCAAGCTCGATCCCGTCAAGCTCAAGTCGCAATTCGAGGCGGTGGCCAAGCGGGCGACGATGCAGGCGGACATGGAGTTCGATGCCGACGGCAATCCGATCAAGCGCAAGAGCGGTCGCGATGAACTGGCCGCCGATGAGACGACGGTCATCATCGAAGACCGCAGCACACTCAGCAGCGAGATCGACGATCTCGCATCCGATGGCGAAAGCGCCCCCGCCCCGAAGAAGTCCAAGCGCGACGCCGATGATGATTACGATCAGGAAGGGCTGTTTGACTGA
- a CDS encoding TIGR00159 family protein, whose amino-acid sequence MLERLVQVATRLRGYNPFEVLIQLAMIWVVVYIIFRFLRGTRGARVLKGVGLVLALAMVLVAVLGGENSTFLPLRYLLENFLGFATIALVIVFQPELRRGLVRLGEARLFRGTGVDREGVIEEVVKAAEYLSKNKIGAILAIERDVGLEGIVEAGTRMEAKVSAELLKTIFWPGSALHDMGVVIRGDQILAAGVQFPLAEGGEISQELGSRHRAALGLSQETDSLIVVVSEESGAISLAERGQLLRRLSADGLRAMLRRGLGQQTPKPEGESAAAPPPAKSDKADQDKEPPAAADKTAA is encoded by the coding sequence TTGCTCGAGCGGCTTGTACAGGTTGCCACCCGACTTCGAGGTTACAACCCCTTCGAAGTGCTGATCCAGCTCGCCATGATCTGGGTCGTGGTGTACATCATTTTCCGCTTCCTGCGCGGGACGCGCGGAGCGCGCGTGCTCAAGGGGGTCGGGCTGGTGTTGGCGCTGGCGATGGTGCTCGTCGCGGTGCTCGGCGGGGAGAACTCGACGTTCCTGCCGCTGCGGTATCTCCTGGAGAACTTCCTGGGCTTCGCCACCATCGCGCTGGTCATCGTGTTTCAGCCGGAGCTGCGCCGGGGACTGGTGCGTCTTGGCGAAGCACGGCTCTTCCGAGGGACCGGCGTCGATCGCGAAGGCGTGATCGAGGAAGTCGTCAAGGCGGCGGAGTATCTGTCGAAGAACAAGATCGGCGCGATCCTCGCCATCGAGCGCGATGTGGGGCTCGAAGGTATCGTCGAAGCGGGCACGCGCATGGAGGCGAAGGTCAGCGCGGAACTGCTCAAGACGATCTTCTGGCCCGGCAGCGCGCTGCACGACATGGGCGTGGTCATCCGCGGCGATCAGATTCTCGCCGCCGGCGTGCAGTTCCCGCTCGCCGAAGGCGGGGAGATCAGCCAGGAACTCGGCTCGCGCCACCGGGCGGCGCTGGGGCTCAGCCAGGAAACCGACAGCTTGATCGTCGTCGTCAGCGAAGAAAGCGGCGCGATCAGTCTGGCCGAACGCGGGCAACTGCTTCGCCGGCTCTCCGCGGACGGACTGCGCGCGATGCTGCGTCGCGGACTCGGTCAGCAGACGCCCAAGCCCGAAGGCGAATCCGCCGCCGCGCCGCCGCCCGCCAAGAGCGACAAGGCGGATCAAGACAAGGAACCTCCCGCCGCCGCCGACAAAACCGCGGCGTGA
- a CDS encoding choice-of-anchor D domain-containing protein translates to MNKLKAVGRRMGQGAVIAAVMSALVCEPMAMAVDSTWTFNGDGNWNTGANWDNGEPINNTFNAIIDDGDTAVTVFLNVSRTINNLTIGSDDQLTFNNAQSLTIAGDVTNNGTILLNSVGNATELILGGASPDLTLSGSGKLVLGANANNRIRGTGTLTNGAMHTITGGGAIGSNAIDIVNNGVIEANAATMTIDPATILTNNATLRAVSGGSLNLGGGMYDNTNGTISAADASLVQVLNGAVVSGGNLSTSGSGSIDLFTGSTTKNLTITAGSLVRINNNQIPTLSGTITNNGTLQLNSIGNATDIVVDTALTLDGSGMVVMGGNINNRIRGTGTLINSATHTIKGGGQIGLNQIDVVNHGVVEANAALLSFDPLASVTNDGTLRASAGGTLEFQSGAYINTAGTILAQDASLVQIKGGAVVSNGNLSSTGSGAIDLFSGSGLQNVTLTAGSLMRIGNAQSTVYTGTFTNNGTFQINSLGNATDFVLNGDVLLTGNGNFAISSNVNNRVRGTGTLTVDTNAKISGGGQLGANEIGITNKNLIVADAGNTMTINPSAAGLLNNGTLRATTAGVLQLTDGTFTNNGDIEAQDMSVVNLLTGTTIVGGNLKTSGTGEIRITQNFVTLESTTLTSGSNLVINNDQDPIFKTLFTNNGTVHQNSLGNATDVRIDGSTTFAGSGTWAMSDNVNNRIFGLTAGDILTNSAAHTFTGSGQIGTGTIGLINNGTIIANNNSSNRLFINPGDADVDGLGSDVRNAGLMQADNNGILQLVGGVFNNNGGTIKAINDGEVELAGGATIFGGSLATDSGNNSFIRIVGNTVRLRDITLTTGSSMIINNDIDPQFEGLITLNGSLLQNSAGNSTDVHIVGNSTVTGTGVWTMSNSIQNRIFSDTPTDVLTIASGFKIQGAGQLGINSLGIINNGLIDANVSSTLTIDPSIANVINNSTLRASAGGSLQLTGGTFTNNGDIEAQDMSVVNLLSGATIVGGNFKTSGSGSINITQNLVTIQNATLTAGSTLNIANDIDPIFTGMFTNNGSVHQNSGGNTTDVRIDGDTTFTGNGTWTMSNTTANRMFAFNNANDVLTNAAGHTIQGAGQIGANSMGLINNGLIIANVSNTLTIDPSAGPGVVNNNILRASAGGTLQLADGTFTNNSTIEALDGSVVNLLAGATIVGGNLSTSGTGDIRITQNSVKLDHVTLTTGSKMSISNDIDPIFVGLFTNNGSVNQNTGGNNTDAQIQGDTTFAGNGVWNMNNGDANRIFAPDGTSRLTNGQNHTIQGIGQIGVNSMAITNKGVIQSNVAGRNITVDPANVADAFINDTTGIVRASNSAQLNLSGNGGGTFTNNGTFEVLGHGSTILTGNNATLTNLSGGVLSGGIYRVVDFDPAINTAPLMNFLSSASTAITTIGEGTTVEMSGVQAKFVAGTGGGLDLFNSLTTNNGLFKIYDNHTFNMANQLTNAGVVELGGAGLLDATLNSNGSIINNGEIFGHGVIADIVLNHGTVRAANGTLVAQGIIDGQSGTIIVDPGASLDLSGTGGDSDTDFLTHNGDDLNLGSHDLLVRKDYNNANFGSGNSFNKRANVSGTGQILASDPFTISTSGDVAFGNVHVGDVNMLSYEVFNDGTVDQSPDVRVAVQTAVNGGNITDGRISGAGASEGLLGPIAAGSGSGPQSVTFNATSAGALTGQTLHFESNFDNVAGTDLNITGAAFRYANPTAHSPEPVNFGNVRLGAMVNQNLSITNDVPNDGFSEALDASIATDGLPITASGSISKLAPGATNNASLKVGVDTSTAGAKSGTATISLASNGDGSSGLGITNLPSQTVHVTASVIRPAAASMLNDVNFGVVHVGDGSGMVMQNLMVTNTAANDGFSEKLVGSATTVIGGPAVSAFGNFNDLAPGASNNVFKVAADTSTAGAKSGTATFAFESNGSDFGFGTNIPLGVQTININAQVNNFAAPILNGLTGVGTLMQNDATHYVLDLGAININGGDALAMFNVANDAPAANSDTLSGAWNLGGATSAFAFSGFDPFSAVAGQTAQGGFSVTLHDAMTGTFSHTLTLSPSSDNASSMTALSPIELLVTGKVVGPILGASPNPVDFGAVLVGQTGTQTVTAENVGDDGSTLSGSFGAVSSPFAPASDAAYGPLQLGEQATRDYTFSPASRGDASDTLTITSNNNTENLTLMGKGVAPVAEAVDGDAGFVRIGSTGTATAKVNNIGDGNESGLGDISNLKGSLASSAGAFNGSGGLLNLTDGSMQAFDFTYTPTAHTTDSTNVQLALDNGNPDGSNSAITQNVALSGTGVGPVYDSTPVPSSIIDFGTVGTGAMSTRGLDIFNVTLDLPDDIALTGLSILDALISGPDADDFMVVGFVPGVIAKGGMLSLTLKFTGDMTDGLHAATLSILTDEDASFGGDGNEYQYGLVGNVESAVPMPGAGVIGLVLAGAAAVRRRRR, encoded by the coding sequence ATGAACAAGCTCAAAGCTGTCGGTCGGCGGATGGGTCAAGGCGCGGTGATTGCGGCGGTGATGTCGGCGCTGGTGTGTGAGCCGATGGCGATGGCCGTCGATTCGACATGGACCTTCAACGGCGACGGCAACTGGAACACCGGCGCCAACTGGGACAACGGTGAGCCGATCAACAATACGTTCAACGCCATCATCGACGACGGCGACACCGCCGTCACCGTCTTCCTCAACGTCTCGCGCACGATCAACAATCTGACGATCGGCTCCGATGATCAGCTCACGTTCAACAATGCTCAGTCGCTGACCATCGCAGGCGACGTCACCAACAACGGCACGATCTTGCTCAACTCCGTCGGCAACGCCACCGAACTCATCCTCGGCGGCGCGTCGCCCGACCTGACGCTCAGCGGCTCCGGCAAGCTGGTCCTCGGCGCCAACGCCAACAATCGCATTCGCGGCACCGGCACACTCACGAACGGCGCCATGCACACCATCACCGGCGGCGGGGCCATCGGCTCCAACGCCATCGACATCGTCAACAACGGCGTCATCGAAGCCAATGCCGCCACGATGACCATCGACCCCGCCACCATCCTCACCAACAACGCCACGCTCCGCGCCGTCAGCGGCGGCTCGCTGAATCTGGGCGGCGGAATGTACGACAACACCAACGGCACCATCTCCGCCGCGGATGCCTCGCTTGTGCAGGTCCTCAACGGAGCCGTCGTCTCCGGCGGCAACCTGAGCACGAGCGGCTCGGGCAGCATCGACCTGTTCACCGGCTCGACCACCAAGAACCTGACCATCACCGCCGGCAGTCTCGTTCGCATCAACAACAATCAGATCCCGACCCTCTCCGGCACGATCACCAATAACGGCACCCTTCAGCTCAACTCCATCGGTAACGCCACCGACATCGTCGTTGACACCGCCCTGACACTGGACGGCTCCGGTATGGTCGTCATGGGCGGCAATATCAACAACCGCATCCGCGGCACCGGCACGCTCATCAACAGCGCCACGCACACCATCAAGGGAGGCGGCCAGATCGGCCTCAACCAGATCGACGTCGTCAACCACGGCGTCGTCGAGGCCAATGCCGCTCTGCTCTCCTTCGATCCCCTCGCCAGCGTCACCAATGACGGCACCCTGCGCGCCTCCGCCGGCGGCACCCTCGAATTCCAGTCCGGCGCCTACATCAATACCGCCGGAACCATCCTCGCGCAGGACGCCTCCCTCGTCCAGATCAAGGGCGGCGCTGTCGTCTCCAACGGCAATCTTTCGTCGACCGGCTCCGGCGCCATCGACCTGTTCAGCGGGTCGGGCCTGCAGAACGTCACGCTCACCGCCGGCAGTCTCATGCGGATCGGTAATGCCCAGAGCACCGTCTATACCGGCACGTTCACGAACAACGGCACGTTCCAGATCAACTCCCTCGGCAACGCCACGGACTTCGTCCTCAACGGCGATGTGCTGCTGACCGGCAACGGCAATTTCGCCATCAGCTCCAACGTGAACAACCGTGTACGCGGCACGGGCACGCTGACCGTCGACACCAATGCCAAGATCAGCGGCGGCGGCCAGCTCGGCGCCAATGAGATCGGCATCACCAACAAGAACCTGATCGTCGCCGATGCCGGCAACACGATGACGATCAATCCCTCCGCCGCGGGCCTGCTCAACAACGGCACCCTCCGCGCGACGACCGCCGGCGTCCTGCAGCTCACGGACGGAACGTTCACCAACAATGGCGATATCGAAGCGCAGGACATGTCCGTCGTGAATCTGCTGACCGGGACGACCATTGTCGGCGGCAACCTTAAGACCTCCGGCACCGGTGAAATCCGCATCACCCAGAACTTCGTGACGCTTGAAAGCACCACGCTCACTTCGGGCTCCAACCTCGTCATCAACAATGACCAAGACCCGATCTTCAAGACCCTGTTCACCAACAACGGCACCGTCCATCAGAATTCCCTCGGCAACGCCACCGATGTCCGTATCGACGGTTCGACGACCTTCGCCGGGTCGGGCACCTGGGCCATGTCCGACAATGTCAACAACCGCATCTTCGGTCTGACGGCGGGCGATATCCTTACTAACAGTGCGGCCCACACGTTCACCGGTTCGGGGCAGATCGGCACCGGCACTATCGGCTTGATCAACAACGGCACGATTATCGCCAACAACAACAGCAGCAATCGGCTGTTCATCAATCCCGGCGATGCCGATGTCGACGGACTGGGCTCCGATGTCCGCAACGCCGGTCTCATGCAGGCCGACAACAACGGCATCCTCCAGCTCGTCGGCGGCGTGTTCAACAACAATGGCGGCACCATCAAGGCGATCAACGACGGCGAAGTCGAACTCGCCGGCGGCGCGACCATCTTCGGCGGCTCGCTGGCCACCGACAGCGGCAACAACAGCTTCATCCGCATCGTCGGCAACACCGTCCGACTGCGCGACATCACGCTGACCACCGGCAGCTCGATGATCATCAACAACGACATTGACCCGCAGTTCGAGGGCCTGATCACCCTCAACGGCTCGCTGCTTCAGAACTCGGCCGGCAACTCCACCGATGTCCACATCGTCGGCAATTCGACGGTCACGGGCACCGGTGTCTGGACGATGTCGAACAGCATCCAGAACCGCATCTTCTCCGACACGCCCACCGATGTGCTGACGATCGCCAGCGGATTCAAGATCCAGGGCGCCGGCCAGTTGGGCATCAACTCGCTGGGCATCATCAATAACGGGCTCATCGACGCCAACGTCAGCAGCACGCTGACCATTGATCCCTCGATCGCCAACGTCATCAACAACAGCACGCTTCGCGCCTCCGCCGGCGGCTCGCTCCAGCTCACCGGCGGCACGTTCACCAACAACGGCGACATCGAAGCGCAGGACATGTCCGTCGTGAACCTGCTGTCCGGGGCGACCATCGTCGGCGGAAACTTCAAGACGTCCGGCTCCGGGTCGATCAATATCACGCAGAACCTCGTGACGATTCAGAACGCCACCTTGACCGCCGGCTCGACGCTGAACATCGCCAACGACATCGACCCGATCTTCACGGGCATGTTCACGAACAACGGCTCGGTGCACCAGAATTCCGGCGGCAACACGACCGATGTCCGCATCGACGGCGACACGACCTTTACCGGCAACGGCACGTGGACGATGTCCAACACGACGGCCAATCGCATGTTCGCCTTCAACAACGCCAACGATGTGCTCACGAACGCTGCCGGGCACACCATCCAGGGCGCCGGTCAGATCGGCGCCAACAGCATGGGCCTGATCAACAACGGGCTCATCATCGCCAATGTGTCCAACACACTGACGATCGATCCTTCGGCCGGTCCGGGTGTGGTCAATAACAACATCCTCCGCGCATCGGCCGGCGGCACCCTGCAGCTTGCCGACGGCACCTTCACCAACAACAGCACGATCGAAGCCCTCGACGGGTCGGTCGTGAACCTGCTCGCCGGGGCGACCATCGTCGGCGGCAATCTCTCGACGAGCGGCACCGGCGACATCCGCATCACCCAGAACTCCGTGAAGCTCGACCACGTGACGCTCACGACCGGCTCGAAGATGTCCATCTCCAACGACATCGATCCGATCTTCGTCGGATTGTTCACCAACAACGGGTCGGTCAATCAGAACACCGGCGGCAATAACACCGATGCCCAGATTCAGGGCGACACCACCTTCGCGGGCAACGGCGTCTGGAACATGAACAACGGCGACGCCAACCGTATCTTCGCCCCCGACGGAACCAGCCGTCTGACCAATGGTCAGAACCACACGATCCAGGGCATCGGTCAGATCGGCGTCAATTCGATGGCGATCACTAACAAGGGCGTGATCCAGTCCAACGTCGCTGGTCGCAACATCACCGTCGATCCCGCGAACGTCGCCGATGCGTTCATCAATGACACGACCGGCATCGTCCGCGCGTCCAACAGCGCTCAGCTCAATCTCTCGGGCAATGGCGGCGGAACCTTTACCAATAACGGCACATTTGAAGTCCTCGGCCACGGCTCGACCATCCTGACCGGGAACAACGCCACGTTGACCAATCTCTCGGGCGGCGTGCTGAGCGGCGGGATCTACCGCGTCGTCGATTTCGATCCGGCGATCAACACCGCGCCGCTGATGAACTTCCTCAGCTCCGCCTCCACCGCCATCACCACCATCGGCGAAGGCACCACCGTCGAAATGTCCGGCGTGCAGGCCAAGTTCGTCGCGGGCACCGGCGGCGGCCTCGACCTGTTCAACTCGCTGACGACCAACAACGGCCTGTTCAAGATCTACGACAATCACACCTTCAACATGGCCAACCAGCTCACCAACGCCGGCGTCGTCGAACTCGGCGGCGCGGGCCTGCTGGATGCGACCCTCAACTCCAACGGGTCGATTATCAACAATGGTGAAATCTTCGGTCACGGCGTCATCGCCGACATCGTTCTCAATCACGGCACCGTCCGGGCTGCCAACGGAACCCTCGTCGCGCAGGGCATCATCGACGGCCAGTCCGGCACGATCATCGTCGACCCCGGCGCCTCGCTGGACCTGTCCGGCACCGGCGGCGACTCCGACACCGACTTCCTCACGCACAATGGCGATGATCTGAACCTCGGTTCGCACGACCTCCTCGTTCGCAAGGACTACAACAATGCGAACTTCGGCTCGGGCAACAGCTTCAACAAGCGCGCCAACGTGAGCGGCACGGGCCAGATTCTCGCCAGCGATCCGTTCACGATTTCGACGAGCGGCGATGTCGCCTTCGGCAATGTGCACGTGGGCGATGTGAACATGCTCAGCTACGAAGTGTTCAACGACGGCACGGTGGATCAGAGCCCCGACGTGCGCGTCGCCGTGCAGACCGCCGTCAACGGCGGCAACATCACCGACGGCCGCATCAGCGGCGCGGGCGCGAGCGAAGGCCTGCTGGGTCCGATCGCCGCCGGCTCCGGTTCCGGCCCGCAGAGCGTGACTTTCAACGCCACTTCCGCCGGCGCGCTGACCGGGCAGACCCTGCACTTTGAATCGAACTTCGACAATGTCGCCGGCACGGACCTGAACATCACCGGCGCTGCCTTCCGCTACGCCAACCCCACCGCGCACAGCCCCGAGCCCGTCAATTTCGGCAATGTACGCCTGGGCGCGATGGTGAATCAGAATCTGTCGATCACCAACGACGTGCCCAATGACGGATTCAGCGAAGCGCTCGACGCGTCGATCGCCACCGACGGCTTGCCGATCACCGCCAGCGGGTCGATCAGCAAGCTTGCCCCCGGCGCGACGAACAACGCGTCGCTCAAGGTCGGCGTCGACACCTCGACCGCCGGCGCCAAGTCCGGCACCGCCACGATCAGTCTCGCCTCAAACGGCGACGGGTCCAGCGGCCTGGGCATCACGAATCTGCCCAGCCAGACCGTCCATGTCACCGCGAGCGTCATCCGTCCCGCCGCCGCCAGCATGCTCAATGACGTCAACTTCGGCGTCGTGCATGTCGGCGATGGGTCGGGCATGGTCATGCAGAACCTGATGGTCACCAACACCGCCGCCAACGACGGGTTCAGCGAGAAGCTCGTCGGCTCGGCGACGACGGTGATCGGCGGACCGGCCGTTTCCGCCTTCGGCAACTTCAACGACCTGGCCCCCGGCGCCAGCAACAACGTCTTCAAGGTCGCCGCCGATACCTCGACCGCCGGCGCCAAGTCCGGCACCGCGACCTTCGCCTTCGAGTCCAACGGGTCCGACTTCGGCTTCGGGACCAACATTCCGCTGGGTGTACAGACGATCAACATCAACGCCCAGGTCAACAACTTCGCCGCCCCGATCCTCAATGGCCTCACCGGCGTCGGCACGCTCATGCAGAATGACGCGACGCACTATGTGCTGGACCTTGGCGCGATCAACATCAACGGCGGCGATGCGCTGGCGATGTTCAATGTCGCCAACGATGCGCCCGCCGCCAACTCCGACACGCTCTCGGGCGCCTGGAACCTCGGCGGCGCCACAAGCGCCTTCGCCTTCAGCGGCTTCGATCCGTTCAGCGCCGTGGCCGGCCAGACCGCGCAGGGCGGATTCAGCGTCACGCTGCACGACGCGATGACCGGCACCTTCTCGCACACGCTCACGCTCTCGCCCAGCTCCGACAACGCCTCGTCGATGACGGCCCTGAGCCCGATCGAACTGCTTGTGACGGGCAAGGTGGTCGGCCCGATCCTCGGTGCGTCGCCGAACCCCGTCGACTTCGGCGCGGTGCTCGTCGGTCAGACCGGCACGCAGACCGTCACCGCCGAGAACGTCGGCGATGACGGCAGCACGCTCTCGGGCTCCTTCGGCGCCGTGTCGAGTCCCTTCGCCCCCGCCAGCGACGCCGCCTACGGCCCGCTCCAGCTCGGCGAGCAGGCCACGCGTGACTACACCTTCTCGCCCGCCAGCCGCGGCGATGCCTCCGACACACTGACCATCACCTCCAACAACAACACCGAGAACCTGACGCTCATGGGCAAGGGCGTCGCCCCCGTCGCCGAAGCCGTCGACGGCGACGCCGGCTTCGTCCGCATCGGCTCCACCGGCACCGCCACCGCCAAGGTCAACAACATCGGCGACGGCAACGAATCCGGCCTCGGCGACATCTCCAACCTCAAGGGCTCCCTTGCTTCCAGCGCCGGCGCCTTCAACGGCTCCGGCGGTCTGCTCAATCTGACCGACGGCTCGATGCAGGCCTTCGACTTCACCTACACCCCGACCGCGCACACCACCGACTCGACGAACGTCCAGCTTGCCCTCGATAATGGCAACCCCGACGGCTCCAACTCCGCCATCACGCAGAACGTCGCCCTGAGCGGCACCGGCGTCGGCCCCGTTTATGACTCGACGCCCGTGCCGAGCAGCATCATCGACTTCGGCACCGTCGGCACCGGCGCCATGAGCACCCGCGGCCTGGATATCTTCAACGTGACGCTCGACCTCCCCGATGACATCGCCCTGACCGGGCTGTCGATTCTCGACGCCCTCATCAGCGGGCCTGACGCCGATGACTTCATGGTGGTCGGCTTCGTGCCCGGCGTCATTGCCAAGGGCGGCATGCTGTCCCTGACGCTTAAATTCACCGGCGACATGACCGACGGTCTGCACGCCGCCACGCTATCGATCCTCACCGACGAAGATGCGTCCTTCGGAGGCGACGGCAACGAATACCAGTACGGCCTGGTCGGCAACGTCGAAAGCGCCGTGCCGATGCCCGGCGCCGGCGTGATCGGCCTCGTCCTCGCCGGCGCCGCCGCCGTGCGTCGCCGCCGCCGCTGA